The genomic window ttcggggccttttatagctgactatgcggtatgggctttgctcattgttgaaggccgtacggtgacctatagtccttaatttttgtgtcatttgttctcttgtggacagttgtctaattggcaatcatgccacatcttcttttttatatttaaaaaaattaatgttattGAATAAGACAAAATTCGCATATTTATTGTTAGAGTTTGCTGATTTTCATATAAGcaaaattgatttatatttctcAGATTATTTTGCTTGATTGCGTCAATTACTATGAAGGCATAtgcatttacattttttaaaatgtaagtGGAAATGAGAAAAACATGAAATTGTAAAAACTCCCCTGTCtagtaaaaaatattcataatataaAGGAGTATCAAATACTAGATAcagaatttaacatgtttaaatcatCTATAACTAAATAGTCAATGGTCTTTGATTATGTCTACATTTTATATTTAGTACCAGGGTTACCATGTAATACAAGTGAGTTTCAATGTAACAATGGAAACTGTATTGTAAATGCATTACGATGTAACAACGATAATGATTGTGGCGACCTTTCAGACGAATTGAATTGTAAGTATACAAGTCAATATGAGTAATTCCATGAAAGTACTTCTTACTTATTGACGGCTGGAATAAATCGTTTGATAAATTTGTAATTATCtttaatactgatttttttttatcaaattcaatttcaagtactacaaaattttaaagtattctatttttttttctcggtCAAATCGATTTAATTTATTTACGACATTTAACCTTTACATTGTAAACTGTCTATTTGATATTTGTTCAGTTTAATTTACGTCTTCTACCAAAAGTAGCCGTCACGTCACGTTAATGCAGAGGTAAACGTAAAAAATTAACGCACGTTTACTCTTTGTGTCTACTAAAATTTCGGCGTTTACGAACCAAactatattttattacttttattaaCTGAAGGTACATCAATTGAGCCTCCTTGTCCAGAAAATGGATTTAGGTGTTCCTCCGGATACTGTGCAAACACCGAAGCAGATTGCGCCCAGAATTCGTCTTCATTAGAAGTATCTATCGATTTAGCCCCAACAGCATCAATGTATACAGTCTTGACAACGTCTGCAAAACTTACAAAATCTATAATGCCATCCTTGGTTGACAAATTAACGTCATCAGTATTATTTTCCACATCCACAGTAGCAGTATTTATTGATTCGACTTTTTCACAATCTGTCTTAACAACACATGATTTATTATCTCAATATGAAACAGCTTCATTATCAAATACACCGTCAGGTGCATCACTTTCTACAGCACAAACTGAATCAACATCATCATATATTTCTACTAAATCAGTGGTTATTTCGTCATCCGAATCATCAGGATCATCGATGTATACAGACTTTATAGTTTCTCTTAGCGATTCTATAGCGTCAATAGTTATAACCGAATCGAGAGCAGCAATATTGTCTTCCGATTCACAACTTCCCTTTGAAACAACATTTTTATCTTCATTCCCGATGGATCAGACACTTGTATTGTCATCACAGACTGTCAAATCAACAGAATCATTTACATTGCCAACTGAACCGACAACATCAATAGTTTCGACTGAACAAATTAATCCAGTATCAACTAATGAATCAAGTATTCAATCTTCAATGGAAACCACACAAACCGTAATACCACTTTCTATAAACTCAACAGTTCAATTGTCGCCGAATGAACAAACAGATCAATTATCATCAACTGAACCAACAGTTCAATTATCAACTTCTGAATTAAGTACTCAATTATTATCGACTGAATCACCGTTTCATTTAATATCGGCTGAATCAACGGTTCATTTATCTTCAACAGAATCAACAGTTCAGTTATCATCAATGGAATCAATGTTTCAGTTATCATCGACTGAATTTTCAGGTCATTTATCATCAATTGAATCAACAGTTCAATTATCGGCTAAATCATCAGTTCTACTATCATCGACTATATCTACAGCTCAGTTATCATCTACGGAATCAACAGTTATATTATCATCTACGGAATCAACAGTTCAGTTATCATCAAAGATATCAACAGTTCAGTTATCATCGACAGAATCAACAGTTCAATTATCATCAACTAAATCGACAGTTCAGTTATCATTAACTGGATCGACAGTTCATTTTTTATCGAGTGAATTAACAGTTCAATCATCATCAATTGAATCAACAGTTCAAATATTATCGACTGAAGCAGCAGTGCTATCTTCAATGCCAATTAAACAAACAACATCATCCATGTTTTTAGAATCAACAGTTCTCTTTTCACCCACTGAATCAACTGTATTGTCCACACCAATATTAACATCAACACCACCAATTGATGGTACACAACCAGACGATACGAATGATCCAGGTATACAGTCTTATGTGTGTACAAATAATATGTGGtctgattgtcaatgagacacccATCTATTTGAGATTTACTGCTAATTGTTtcttatcaaataaaaacaatgttatttGAATTGTAAATTGAAAGAACATATATTATAAACTACGTTTTTTTTCTAAGTCTGTATATAGTAATATGCATCATCTTTACAATTACAGTTCGAATTCACAAGGTACAATATATGTTCTAGTCATAAGAATAGGTTTTTGAAATTGCAAAGATATCATTCTGCTCAGAAAAAGAAACAGTAGTAAAATATGCGTGTTTGGAAGATACGACCGGAAAAACACATTTATcgcataaaatatgtttttttggcATAAAAAGATCAATATGCAATTGGATCATTAGAAATTCTTCCTATcgatataaaatcaaataatattaaacatttatttacaagGTGAAATTTCTTATCATTGAATTGCATTTCTACACTACCAAAAATTTACCCACgttttttggtacatttctaccctcTTGTATATCAGTACTGTTACGAAAGACTAGAATCTTGTAATATTACACTTTCCATTAATTCAGTATTGGTCATTAGTATACATTTACTATACAGTTACTAATTTCATGAATTCAGTACTGATATTTTTATCCACATTTGCTGATTTGATTGACAATTTAGGCTATTGTAATTCTCTAATTTACAATCTAAAATTGTGAACAATTCCTATACCACTTTTATCATCATTTACTGGAAACTAGTATGTATGCTGGTTATAGTTTAATGACAAAGCAATCCTGACAAAAGTAGAAATAAAACACACCAGACATGTATTCCGTGATACTTCTTTGATCTAAAGGGTAAACCAGGCTAAAAAGACACATAGGCGCTGATATCTGTGTCGTTTATTATACTTATTTTTATGGCATTATCGTTCACACTGTTCAAAACAAGGTAACGAAAATACATAACGAAGGCCAAATTGGTAGATATACATGCTCTGATATGAATATTTTAGTTGCCAAGAAAGAAGCATTTATATTTATAAGGTTAGTAAAAGATGTCGACGTTTCTAATAAATGCTTTGATTGACTCTCTgactatattttatatgaatatattagtCTATACTGTTGAAAGAGACACAAGAGCCTACACAAAGCGACACGTTTCTCCACTGAGCCAATcaaattatatttaacattttgcaattaaaaaaaacacgtcTGTGCAAAACTTTGTCGACATTAGAAACAATTATTCTTTCttgtataaatattattgatattttacagAGTTTTCTTCTCTTTCTGTTGTCATTGCTATAGCTATATTGTGTGCAATGTTAATTGTATTGGTTGCTACAGTGTTGATAAGAAATGTAAAATGCAGGTAAGAATCTcgtatatgtaataaaaaaaaacaacacaatttaTTGTAGTTTAACAAGTTTAAGCCAATATACACATTTTTCGTTCCTTTTTAAACAATTCTGAATGAAAGAATGAAAACACTTCTGAAATATTATGTGAGCCATTTTCCTCTTCTGAGTCGTAACAAACTACTTTTTTAATTGCGAGTTTCAGATATCGTTAGTTCGTTTTGCAAAAGCAGAATTATTAGAAAGATGTCTTTGCcctttatatgtattatttaatgTACCTATTTAGTCTTGCGTTTCATGTTGTGATAGAAAGTTTCTACTGACAAATAACTTATTTTATTGATGGTTCAGACTTGTAATGTTTAAGACATTCCGTCATTGTATGATGAGGCTAGTGGTAGATTGCTTCAATCTGAACCCGACTGATATGAGGTTCATTCAAAAAACATTCCACACACTCTATCTCGATACGATGATACCATTGAGGCAATTAAAGTTC from Mytilus galloprovincialis chromosome 5, xbMytGall1.hap1.1, whole genome shotgun sequence includes these protein-coding regions:
- the LOC143075611 gene encoding uncharacterized protein LOC143075611 is translated as MVINILFLIVFSKDILTVPGLPCNTSEFQCNNGNCIVNALRCNNDNDCGDLSDELNCTSIEPPCPENGFRCSSGYCANTEADCAQNSSSLEVSIDLAPTASMYTVLTTSAKLTKSIMPSLVDKLTSSVLFSTSTVAVFIDSTFSQSVLTTHDLLSQYETASLSNTPSGASLSTAQTESTSSYISTKSVVISSSESSGSSMYTDFIVSLSDSIASIVITESRAAILSSDSQLPFETTFLSSFPMDQTLVLSSQTVKSTESFTLPTEPTTSIVSTEQINPVSTNESSIQSSMETTQTVIPLSINSTVQLSPNEQTDQLSSTEPTVQLSTSELSTQLLSTESPFHLISAESTVHLSSTESTVQLSSMESMFQLSSTEFSGHLSSIESTVQLSAKSSVLLSSTISTAQLSSTESTVILSSTESTVQLSSKISTVQLSSTESTVQLSSTKSTVQLSLTGSTVHFLSSELTVQSSSIESTVQILSTEAAVLSSMPIKQTTSSMFLESTVLFSPTESTVLSTPILTSTPPIDGTQPDDTNDPEFSSLSVVIAIAILCAMLIVLVATVLIRNVKCRNTNSRFNRNSSSHNGDSKHKVTTTMTYKNPDFFRMATAYKAKINYAGDPCQGYTPTDEYWYKGDQDNIKRLATRADSRIF